A window from Terriglobales bacterium encodes these proteins:
- a CDS encoding glutaredoxin family protein, translating to MRWFTWRKRDDAVDGTTKVSMYTLSICPSCNKAKKFFADRRIPFQFTNYDLADQATQDKIMHEFEAEEVEAFPFVRIGDQTVQGYDPKRYAKLLGNKA from the coding sequence ATGAGATGGTTCACATGGCGAAAGCGCGATGACGCGGTAGATGGGACAACGAAGGTCTCTATGTACACACTGTCGATCTGTCCATCGTGCAACAAAGCGAAGAAATTCTTCGCCGATCGGCGCATCCCATTCCAGTTCACCAACTACGATCTGGCCGACCAGGCCACGCAGGACAAGATCATGCACGAGTTCGAAGCTGAGGAAGTCGAGGCCTTTCCCTTCGTTCGTATCGGCGACCAGACCGTTCAGGGATACGATCCAAAACGTTACGCCAAGCTGCTGGGTAACAAAGCCTGA
- a CDS encoding AAA family ATPase encodes MKRFIITGAPGAGKTAIIRQLELDGFGVVEEAATDVIAAAQARGTPQPWTDPSFIDVVADLQKQRQIRASYQPDDVQFHDRCVVCTAALAVYLGYPFSPFLTSELERIKEDAIYENPVFFIRNLGFITPTAARRISFEETLRFERIHEETYLGFGFELVSVEPGDLLERVGVIRAAIR; translated from the coding sequence ATGAAAAGGTTCATCATCACAGGCGCGCCGGGTGCAGGCAAGACAGCGATCATCCGTCAGTTAGAGCTCGATGGCTTCGGCGTAGTTGAAGAGGCAGCGACTGACGTCATCGCCGCGGCGCAGGCTCGGGGCACACCCCAGCCCTGGACTGATCCTTCATTCATTGATGTGGTCGCTGATCTGCAAAAGCAGCGTCAGATTCGCGCGTCTTATCAACCGGATGATGTTCAATTTCACGACCGTTGCGTTGTCTGTACCGCCGCGTTGGCTGTCTATCTTGGGTATCCTTTCTCACCATTTCTTACCAGCGAACTGGAGCGCATCAAAGAGGACGCAATCTACGAGAACCCCGTCTTCTTCATACGGAACCTCGGCTTCATCACGCCGACTGCAGCGCGGCGGATCAGCTTCGAGGAGACGCTACGTTTCGAAAGAATCCATGAAGAGACTTACTTGGGCTTCGGTTTCGAACTCGTGTCAGTAGAACCAGGAGATCTGCTCGAACGAGTCGGCGTAATCAGAGCAGCAATTCGCTAG